The proteins below come from a single Falco rusticolus isolate bFalRus1 chromosome 8, bFalRus1.pri, whole genome shotgun sequence genomic window:
- the LOC119152934 gene encoding uncharacterized protein LOC119152934, with protein sequence MAPRIRLSLSKPLPTIRETHEEAMEDSTSNAKRTSTAASPDSYSSDDYIQSICHLARPTFAGLPESSRKVQDRKTLKNLEDVWWSPSRGGMQQETSKCKLTDLISNVVPLGKAMPAEGDFWPREDPLAQIYTCAGKLCSSKALLNGKSSSTGYSRCNSSSPNSELHPPTMKEKATEKPNFPRVFSFPSLPSPRSVQKEAVCSELRYLRREEGTVLGNNHRQKENGPVFDNGGELSAFSARGKLVGNPALRCSVRRQSSLFNTAGTDEKEGRETSHCDKNVMGDVPAKQRYSECFQVPKKAMLHSWISEHRCIWKEAKVKACLLPAIAEV encoded by the coding sequence ATGGCACCCCGGATAAGATTGAGCCTTTCAAAGCCTCTCCCAACTATACGCGAAACCCACGAGGAAGCGATGGAAGATTCAACCAGCAACGCGAAGCGCACAAGCACTGCGGCCAGCCCAGACTCGTACTCCAGCGATGACTACATTCAATCCATCTGCCACCTTGCCAGGCCCACCTTCGCAGGCCTTCCTGAGAGCAGCCGTAAGGTTCAGGACAGAAAGACCCTGAAGAACCTTGAAGATGTGTGGTGGTCTCCATCCCGTGGGGGGATGCAGCAGGAGACATCAAAATGTAAATTGACCGATTTAATTTCAAACGTGGTGCCGCTGGGAAAAGCCATGCCTGCAGAAGGTGACTTCTGGCCCAGAGAGGACCCCCTGGCACAGATCTACACCTGTGCGGGGAAGCTCTGCTCCTCCAAGGCTTTATTGAATGGTAAAAGCTCCAGCACTGGTTACTCACGGTGCAACTCTTCTTCCCCAAACAGTGAGCTTCATCCCCCaaccatgaaagaaaaagccacagagAAACCCAATTTTCCACGGGTGTTCAGTTTTCCGAGTCTTCCCTCCCCAAGATCAGTGCAGAAAGAAGCAGTCTGCTCAGAGCTGAGGTACCTCAGAAGAGAAGAGGGAACAGTTTTAGGGAATAaccacagacagaaagaaaacgGCCCCGTGTTCGATAATGGTGGTGAGCTATCGGCATTTTCagccagagggaagctggtAGGAAACCCAGCCTTGCGCTGCTCTGTGAGAAGGCAGTCTTCTTTGTTCAACACAGCAGGCACCGACgaaaaagaagggagagaaacTTCTCACTGTGACAAAAATGTAATGGGTGATGTCCCTGCTAAGCAGAGATACTCGGAGTGTTTCCAGGTACCTAAAAAAGCCATGCTCCATAGCTGGATTTCAGAGCACAGATGCATTTGGAAAGAAGCAAAGGTAAAAGCTTGCTTGCTCCCAGCCATTGCTGAAGTGTAA